Proteins from one Verrucomicrobiota bacterium genomic window:
- a CDS encoding beta-galactosidase: MPAAEGAAVKQSAPPLLPDLGLKSLGRLKPRAAREIAASPLSIGFETLDRQLFDPEKTYPYMAQLGAKWARCQAGWARTEREKGKYDFTWLDAVVDSLLKIGVQPWFNLSFGNPLYTPEADPTAVGWVPVFTEEAREGWLNHARAISQHFADRVKHWEIWNEPNITDFWKPGKPNAAEYVKLVKQTAPIIRERVPGAKIIGGVFCTVPRAYIQECMEAGLGDVIDKLSFHPYRKMPEQGYEADVNAMNTLLSKHTRGRVKLWQGENGCPSQSGGSGALADLDWNETLQAKWLLRRVLSDLRLGIELTSYFLIVDLVGYRGKTNYKGLLRGTDYTPKPAFFAYQSLATLFDAETQRTETGVQADGAAPGTLLTASFERQGFPLHVYWMPADLLKDCAPKKLQITVPAPLKQPVLVAPMTGEIFALQASAGEPGKVIFHDLPLLDQPLIITDLAVVR, from the coding sequence TTGCCTGCGGCTGAAGGCGCCGCGGTCAAGCAGAGCGCGCCGCCACTGCTGCCTGATCTCGGCTTGAAAAGCCTTGGTCGGCTCAAACCTCGGGCCGCGCGGGAGATTGCGGCATCGCCACTTTCCATCGGTTTTGAAACCCTGGACCGCCAACTTTTTGATCCGGAGAAAACCTATCCCTACATGGCTCAGTTGGGTGCCAAGTGGGCCCGCTGCCAGGCCGGTTGGGCCCGCACGGAACGGGAGAAGGGCAAATATGATTTTACCTGGCTTGATGCAGTGGTGGACTCCCTCCTGAAAATTGGTGTTCAACCATGGTTTAACCTGAGTTTTGGGAACCCTCTCTATACCCCCGAGGCCGACCCCACGGCGGTCGGCTGGGTTCCCGTCTTCACCGAGGAGGCGCGCGAAGGCTGGCTGAACCATGCCCGGGCGATCTCGCAGCACTTCGCTGACCGGGTCAAACATTGGGAGATTTGGAACGAACCCAACATTACCGACTTTTGGAAACCGGGCAAACCGAACGCCGCGGAATATGTAAAGTTGGTCAAACAGACGGCACCCATCATCCGCGAACGGGTGCCCGGGGCCAAAATTATCGGCGGCGTGTTTTGCACGGTGCCCCGCGCCTATATTCAGGAATGTATGGAAGCAGGGCTCGGGGATGTGATTGACAAATTGTCTTTCCATCCCTACCGGAAGATGCCGGAACAAGGTTACGAGGCGGATGTAAACGCGATGAACACTTTGTTGTCAAAGCACACCCGGGGCCGCGTGAAACTCTGGCAGGGCGAGAACGGCTGCCCCTCTCAATCAGGCGGGTCGGGAGCGCTGGCCGACCTGGATTGGAACGAGACGCTCCAGGCCAAATGGCTGTTGCGCCGTGTGCTATCTGACCTGCGGCTGGGGATCGAACTTACTTCGTATTTCCTGATCGTTGACCTGGTAGGTTATCGCGGCAAAACCAACTACAAGGGCCTGCTGCGCGGCACGGATTATACCCCCAAACCCGCATTCTTCGCCTATCAGAGCCTGGCTACTTTGTTCGATGCCGAGACCCAGCGCACCGAGACCGGAGTCCAGGCAGACGGGGCCGCTCCGGGAACACTTCTGACCGCCAGCTTTGAGCGGCAAGGATTCCCGTTGCATGTGTATTGGATGCCTGCCGATCTGCTCAAGGATTGCGCGCCGAAAAAACTGCAGATCACTGTCCCGGCACCGCTTAAACAGCCGGTCCTGGTTGCCCCGATGACGGGCGAAATATTTGCACTTCAAGCCAGTGCTGGTGAGCCCGGCAAGGTGATTTTCCACGATCTACCCTTGCTGGATCAACCTTTGATTATCACAGACTTGGCGGTGGTGCGCTAG
- a CDS encoding type IIL restriction-modification enzyme MmeI, protein MPNRDKLGEFTAWCQKHISGDEKGQAQIFLDRLFQAFGQAGCLDVGGTTEFRIRKSGEDGGGTAFADYVWKPVVLIEMKKRGENLQKHYRQAFDYWTRLVPNRPRYVVLCNFDEFRVYDFDTDLDAPKDILKLTELPGRWGPLAFLAPGSPKPTFENDREQVTRLAADCLAECFRKLVKRGEPVTAPGIPKHYPVAKTLITNDCIRPLA, encoded by the coding sequence ATGCCAAATCGGGATAAACTTGGTGAGTTCACCGCGTGGTGCCAGAAGCACATCAGCGGCGATGAAAAGGGGCAGGCGCAAATCTTCCTCGATCGTCTCTTTCAGGCTTTTGGTCAGGCTGGCTGCCTCGATGTGGGCGGCACCACCGAATTCCGCATCCGCAAGTCCGGCGAGGATGGCGGCGGCACCGCCTTTGCCGATTACGTCTGGAAGCCCGTCGTGCTCATCGAAATGAAGAAGCGCGGCGAGAACCTGCAAAAACATTACCGCCAGGCTTTTGATTACTGGACCCGCCTCGTCCCCAACCGCCCGCGCTACGTCGTCCTCTGCAACTTCGACGAGTTCCGCGTCTATGATTTCGATACGGACCTCGACGCGCCCAAGGACATCCTCAAGCTCACTGAACTGCCGGGGCGCTGGGGTCCGCTGGCCTTCCTGGCCCCCGGTTCGCCCAAGCCCACCTTTGAAAACGACCGCGAGCAAGTCACCCGGCTGGCCGCCGATTGCCTGGCCGAATGCTTCCGCAAACTGGTCAAGCGCGGCGAACCCGTCACCGCCCCCGGCATCCCCAAACATTATCCCGTCGCCAAAACCCTGATCACCAACGACTGCATCCGGCCTTTGGCATAG
- a CDS encoding endo-1,4-beta-xylanase, with amino-acid sequence MNMKRIAVCIPALAASAVCLVAGPVPNEVYQKLWNDPAVSRRIEDGIRTNRMSEVVLKFAGTNGQFMSNVTVQVEQTRHEFLFGANSFMLGGFPTPAQNRQYETAFLSLLNYATVPFYWSDLEPEPGKPRFAKDSPPIYRRPPPDAVVEFCRQHGLAMKGHPLVWHQWYPKWRPDDPQDAMTRIEQRITEIAARYGGTIPRWEVVNEPMERQKYADKWCNLPEGYVLRSLHVAAKTFPAETRLMLNEATTFSWLEFQGKKSPYYQLIREMIEGGARVDEIGLQLHIFSEQAWQRSQAGKQFTPTDLFQVLDQYSDFQRPLHITEITIPALPDGPDGERDQAIVARNFYRLWFSHPRVEAITWWNLVDGTAAKGEDKWHAGLLHQDFSPKPAFTALDQLINHDWRTVFNTNSAGCNEVAFRGFHGEYNVTAKSGGNTVKQTFRLQKGAPNEWIIKF; translated from the coding sequence ATGAACATGAAACGCATCGCGGTTTGTATCCCGGCCTTAGCCGCCAGCGCGGTCTGCCTGGTAGCCGGGCCTGTACCTAACGAGGTTTACCAAAAACTTTGGAACGACCCGGCGGTGTCCCGCCGCATCGAGGACGGTATCCGCACTAACCGGATGAGCGAGGTCGTGTTGAAGTTTGCTGGCACCAATGGCCAGTTCATGAGCAACGTGACCGTGCAAGTTGAGCAGACGCGCCATGAATTCCTGTTTGGCGCGAATAGCTTCATGCTCGGAGGTTTCCCAACACCGGCACAAAACCGTCAGTATGAGACCGCGTTTCTGTCGCTGCTCAACTATGCCACCGTGCCGTTTTACTGGTCCGACCTCGAACCGGAACCGGGAAAACCGCGGTTTGCGAAAGACAGCCCACCGATCTACCGTCGGCCGCCGCCAGACGCGGTGGTCGAGTTCTGTCGGCAGCACGGTCTGGCCATGAAGGGCCACCCGCTGGTGTGGCACCAGTGGTATCCCAAGTGGCGCCCCGACGACCCGCAGGACGCCATGACCCGCATTGAACAGCGCATCACGGAAATTGCCGCGCGCTACGGTGGCACCATCCCGCGCTGGGAAGTTGTCAACGAACCGATGGAACGCCAAAAGTATGCGGACAAATGGTGCAATCTGCCCGAGGGTTACGTGCTCCGCTCCTTGCATGTGGCTGCTAAAACGTTCCCTGCGGAGACCCGGTTGATGCTCAACGAGGCCACCACCTTTTCCTGGCTGGAGTTCCAGGGAAAAAAGAGTCCGTATTACCAGTTGATTCGGGAGATGATCGAGGGCGGAGCACGCGTGGACGAAATTGGACTGCAACTGCACATCTTTTCCGAGCAAGCCTGGCAACGAAGTCAGGCCGGCAAGCAGTTCACGCCGACTGACCTGTTCCAAGTGCTCGATCAATACAGCGATTTTCAGCGGCCCCTTCACATCACGGAAATCACCATTCCTGCATTGCCTGATGGGCCTGACGGTGAACGCGACCAAGCTATCGTGGCCCGCAACTTTTATCGGTTGTGGTTCAGCCATCCGCGCGTTGAGGCCATCACTTGGTGGAATCTGGTGGACGGCACTGCCGCCAAGGGCGAGGATAAATGGCACGCTGGCCTCTTGCATCAGGACTTCTCGCCTAAACCTGCCTTCACGGCACTAGATCAATTAATCAACCACGACTGGAGGACGGTGTTCAACACCAACAGCGCAGGATGCAACGAGGTCGCGTTCCGCGGTTTCCACGGTGAGTACAACGTCACGGCGAAATCCGGAGGCAATACGGTAAAACAAACCTTCCGCTTACAAAAAGGCGCACCCAACGAATGGATTATCAAATTCTAG